In the genome of Mucilaginibacter terrenus, one region contains:
- a CDS encoding type 1 glutamine amidotransferase domain-containing protein, with product MKKRILIIVSNANAIGQNKRRTGTFLPEVAHPYAEFVKAGYQIDFASLTGDTPYLDALNLAGDPDNLNFLTGQGWIDMQKAARLDQVDVSTYDGVFIPGGLAPMVDMPEAPLLKEVIAETFERNAVVGAVCHGPVSLLNVKLKDGSYLVNGRNIASFTTEEEDNYARADVPFDLQAALTKQGAIFHAAEPWSANSIADGNLVTGQNPASAKGVGEKIVALLEA from the coding sequence ATGAAAAAGAGAATCTTGATTATTGTATCAAATGCAAACGCCATTGGCCAAAACAAAAGAAGAACAGGTACATTTTTGCCTGAAGTAGCGCATCCGTACGCAGAGTTCGTGAAGGCCGGCTACCAGATAGATTTTGCCAGCTTAACCGGCGACACGCCTTACCTGGATGCTCTTAATCTTGCAGGTGATCCGGATAACCTAAACTTCCTCACCGGACAGGGTTGGATAGACATGCAAAAGGCCGCCCGGCTTGATCAGGTAGACGTAAGTACTTATGATGGCGTATTCATCCCTGGCGGACTTGCACCAATGGTGGATATGCCGGAAGCTCCATTGTTAAAAGAGGTTATTGCCGAAACCTTTGAACGCAATGCGGTAGTTGGAGCTGTTTGTCACGGACCGGTGTCGTTACTGAACGTAAAACTGAAAGACGGCAGTTACCTGGTAAATGGCCGCAACATTGCCTCTTTTACAACTGAAGAAGAAGATAATTATGCTAGGGCTGATGTGCCATTTGATTTACAAGCCGCATTAACAAAGCAAGGCGCTATCTTCCATGCTGCTGAGCCGTGGTCTGCTAACAGCATTGCAGACGGTAACCTGGTGACAGGTCAGAATCCGGCATCCGCAAAAGGAGTTGGTGAGAAAATC